The proteins below are encoded in one region of Paenibacillus albus:
- a CDS encoding D-2-hydroxyacid dehydrogenase produces the protein MNGVKMLCLSGLTEEQQAAIRLAAPGVEIVFGQPGAETDDVQYKEAEIIFGWDAKVKDIALQEGTKLRWVQSWSSGIDKMPLQQLAARGIMLADASGVHARSVSETALAMMLGLSRGIAAAVRNQQGSVWESPHTLAEMNGGTVAIVGAGEIGREVARLARAFDMRVIAVRRSGGTMPEADVVYDTGRLDDALREADYVVNILPLTEETAHLFHAERFAVMKRSAYFINVGRGGTVRTEDLVEALQQGIIAGAGLDVFEQEPLPADHPLWSLPNVILTPHNSGGHTVRNAERLVKLFISNLQHYLAGETGSMRNIVDYSKQY, from the coding sequence ATGAATGGTGTAAAGATGTTATGTCTGAGCGGCTTAACGGAAGAGCAGCAGGCAGCTATACGGCTCGCTGCACCGGGTGTGGAGATCGTATTCGGCCAGCCAGGAGCTGAGACCGATGATGTGCAGTACAAAGAAGCGGAGATTATCTTCGGCTGGGACGCGAAAGTGAAGGATATCGCGCTTCAGGAAGGAACGAAGCTGCGCTGGGTGCAGAGCTGGTCATCCGGCATCGACAAGATGCCGCTGCAGCAGCTGGCAGCGCGCGGCATCATGCTCGCCGATGCCAGCGGCGTTCATGCGAGGAGCGTGTCGGAGACCGCTCTCGCCATGATGCTCGGCCTCTCGCGCGGCATCGCTGCGGCCGTTCGCAATCAACAGGGCAGCGTATGGGAGAGTCCGCATACGCTGGCGGAGATGAACGGCGGCACCGTTGCGATCGTCGGTGCGGGCGAGATCGGCCGCGAGGTCGCGCGGCTTGCACGCGCATTCGATATGCGCGTCATTGCCGTTCGGCGCTCGGGCGGCACGATGCCGGAGGCCGATGTGGTGTACGATACGGGCCGTCTCGACGATGCGCTGCGGGAGGCGGACTATGTCGTGAACATTTTGCCGCTGACGGAGGAGACAGCGCATCTGTTCCATGCGGAGCGGTTCGCTGTGATGAAGCGAAGCGCGTATTTCATCAACGTCGGGCGCGGAGGAACGGTGCGGACGGAGGATCTGGTGGAGGCGCTTCAGCAGGGCATCATCGCAGGCGCCGGCCTCGATGTGTTCGAGCAGGAGCCGCTGCCGGCCGATCATCCGCTCTGGTCGCTGCCGAACGTCATCCTGACCCCGCATAACTCCGGCGGTCATACGGTTCGCAACGCGGAGCGGCTCGTGAAGCTGTTCATCTCGAACCTGCAGCATTACTTGGCGGGCGAGACCGGAAGCATGCGCAATATTGTCGATTATTCGAAGCAGTATTGA
- a CDS encoding branched-chain amino acid aminotransferase, giving the protein MIRVEQSTNLKAKPPQGELGFGKYFTDHMFMLDYEASQGWHDARIVPYQPLTLDPAAKVFHYGQTIFEGLKAYHGSDGRVRLFRPEANIARMNRSNVRMSVPELDSELFLAALERLIEVDAAWIPSEPGTSLYIRPFVIATQALLGVAPSEQYQFAIIMSPVGAYYPEGINPVRIFVESEHVRASVGGVGEAKTAGNYAATFMSQQTAKESGYTQVMWLDSAQHRYIEEVGSMNVFFCIDGKVCTPALSGSILAGVTRSSIIQLLESWGIEVLERAITIEEVYEAGRAGLLEESFGTGTAAVVSPIGELCWRGEQLLIGDGRTGALSKRLYDTLTGIQYGTVEDRFGWMRETGLQGIIRSDIME; this is encoded by the coding sequence ATGATCAGAGTCGAACAAAGCACGAATTTGAAAGCAAAACCGCCGCAGGGGGAGCTCGGTTTCGGGAAGTATTTTACCGACCATATGTTCATGCTCGATTACGAAGCGTCGCAGGGCTGGCATGATGCGCGCATCGTTCCGTACCAGCCGCTTACGCTGGACCCGGCAGCTAAAGTGTTTCATTACGGGCAGACGATCTTTGAAGGGTTAAAAGCGTACCACGGCAGTGACGGCCGCGTTCGGCTGTTCCGTCCGGAAGCGAATATCGCGAGAATGAACCGTTCAAATGTGCGTATGAGCGTGCCGGAATTGGACAGTGAGCTGTTCCTTGCCGCGCTGGAGCGTCTGATTGAAGTCGATGCTGCTTGGATTCCATCCGAGCCGGGCACTTCGCTCTATATTCGTCCTTTCGTTATTGCGACGCAAGCGCTGCTGGGGGTTGCTCCGTCCGAGCAGTATCAATTTGCCATCATTATGTCGCCCGTAGGCGCTTACTACCCAGAAGGCATCAATCCGGTCCGCATCTTTGTTGAATCCGAGCATGTCCGTGCGTCCGTCGGCGGGGTGGGCGAAGCGAAGACTGCAGGCAATTATGCGGCTACATTCATGTCCCAGCAGACTGCAAAAGAATCAGGCTACACGCAGGTCATGTGGCTGGATTCGGCGCAGCACCGGTATATTGAGGAAGTTGGCAGCATGAATGTGTTCTTCTGCATCGACGGCAAGGTGTGTACGCCTGCATTATCGGGCAGCATTCTTGCAGGGGTAACGCGAAGCTCCATTATTCAACTTCTGGAGAGCTGGGGGATTGAGGTCCTGGAGCGGGCTATTACGATTGAAGAAGTATATGAGGCAGGCCGTGCGGGCTTATTGGAGGAATCCTTCGGCACCGGAACGGCAGCCGTTGTGTCGCCAATCGGGGAGCTGTGCTGGCGGGGCGAGCAGCTCCTTATTGGTGATGGCCGCACAGGCGCGCTGTCTAAAAGGCTGTATGACACGCTGACGGGCATTCAGTACGGCACGGTGGAGGATCGTTTCGGCTGGATGAGAGAAACGGGTTTACAGGGGATCATACGTTCTGATATTATGGAATAA
- a CDS encoding 6-phosphogluconolactonase: protein MKFEVMTTTEIAARIADSLAAQLKEKPDSVLGMTTGSSPIKYGIFQEWIRREEAGELDFAEATFINPDELIGISPDHPESYRTFMQEQLFQHLRTKQKAAHIPDGSVADLDQECRRFDQVLRDLQFADWQLMGLGLNGHIAFIEPADAIPVTTYVADIYEQNRPYSSVHFRSPAEVPSRTITIGLEAVMKARAIVLVAAGANKADIVAEAFQGPVTTRIPASLLQLHPNVTIILDEGSASKLTL, encoded by the coding sequence ATGAAGTTTGAAGTAATGACGACAACGGAGATCGCGGCTCGAATTGCAGATTCGCTCGCGGCGCAGCTGAAGGAGAAGCCGGATTCCGTGCTGGGCATGACGACGGGCTCTTCGCCGATCAAGTACGGCATCTTTCAGGAATGGATTCGCAGGGAGGAAGCGGGAGAGCTGGATTTTGCCGAGGCGACGTTCATCAATCCCGATGAATTGATCGGTATCTCGCCGGATCATCCAGAGAGCTATCGCACCTTCATGCAGGAGCAGCTGTTCCAGCATCTGCGCACGAAGCAGAAGGCTGCCCATATCCCGGACGGCTCGGTGGCGGATCTGGATCAGGAGTGCAGACGGTTCGACCAAGTGCTGCGTGACCTGCAATTCGCCGACTGGCAGCTGATGGGACTAGGCCTCAACGGGCATATCGCCTTTATTGAACCTGCGGATGCCATTCCTGTGACCACTTACGTAGCGGATATCTATGAACAGAATCGTCCTTACAGCTCCGTGCATTTCCGTTCGCCTGCGGAAGTGCCGAGCCGCACGATTACGATTGGTCTCGAAGCAGTCATGAAGGCGCGCGCTATCGTGCTCGTCGCTGCCGGTGCTAACAAAGCGGATATTGTCGCGGAGGCGTTCCAAGGTCCGGTGACGACTCGCATTCCGGCATCGCTGCTGCAGCTTCATCCGAATGTAACGATAATTCTGGACGAGGGATCAGCAAGCAAGCTGACCTTGTAA
- a CDS encoding asparaginase produces MSDVLVEESRGGIVENVHRGRICGVNDKGEVLYEVGDIELPTFLRSAAKPLQALPAVARGVQEKFGLTDAELALMAASHRGESFHIEALESLSRKIGLVEDNLVCLPTYPLNPAERDSLFKDDIPKRRIYHNCSGKHFGIMSLCKMLGVGTDDYWEKEHPAQQEILQTVASLADYPAEHIQLGVDGCGVPVFALPLKNIATAYMKLACPDLIADASLRAAVERLTEAMNAEPQMIGGSNQICSTLLRDSNIVAKGGAKGVYCFGLKEERLGFALKVSDGSEEEWPLIVASILQQIGYRNQETIDSMLQLAVQKVINDNNRIVGDNKAVFRLQQV; encoded by the coding sequence ATGTCAGACGTGCTTGTGGAAGAATCCAGAGGCGGAATTGTGGAAAATGTACATCGCGGGCGGATTTGCGGTGTGAATGATAAAGGCGAAGTGTTGTATGAGGTTGGCGATATCGAGCTGCCGACCTTCCTTCGTTCGGCGGCAAAGCCGCTGCAGGCACTGCCTGCCGTAGCTCGCGGCGTACAGGAGAAGTTCGGGTTGACCGATGCCGAGCTTGCGCTTATGGCGGCTTCGCATCGCGGCGAGTCGTTCCATATTGAGGCACTGGAGTCGTTATCGCGCAAGATCGGCCTCGTGGAGGACAACCTGGTCTGCTTGCCGACGTATCCGCTTAATCCGGCAGAGCGCGACAGCCTGTTTAAGGATGACATTCCGAAGCGGCGCATTTACCATAACTGCTCTGGGAAGCATTTTGGCATCATGTCCTTATGCAAAATGTTAGGTGTTGGCACGGACGACTATTGGGAGAAGGAGCATCCTGCCCAGCAAGAGATTCTGCAGACCGTTGCTTCGCTCGCGGACTACCCGGCCGAGCATATTCAGCTAGGCGTCGATGGCTGCGGCGTTCCAGTCTTCGCTCTGCCGCTCAAGAACATCGCGACGGCGTACATGAAGCTCGCCTGCCCCGATCTTATTGCGGATGCAAGCCTGCGGGCGGCGGTAGAGCGCTTGACGGAAGCGATGAACGCAGAGCCGCAGATGATCGGCGGCTCGAACCAGATTTGCTCCACGCTGCTGCGCGACTCGAATATCGTAGCTAAAGGCGGGGCGAAGGGCGTGTACTGCTTCGGCCTTAAGGAAGAGCGTCTCGGCTTCGCGCTCAAGGTGAGCGACGGTTCCGAGGAAGAATGGCCGCTTATTGTAGCGAGCATTTTGCAGCAGATCGGTTACCGCAATCAAGAGACGATCGACAGCATGCTGCAGCTGGCTGTGCAGAAGGTTATTAACGATAACAACCGCATCGTTGGCGACAACAAAGCGGTGTTTCGTTTACAGCAGGTGTAG
- a CDS encoding transporter encodes MAFTPPFGPQGSQQAPAGPPPSTVPIRPLTSTLAVDPGAISRCMFRYTYIWPRNGAGFWFYPIFVGRTSISGFRWNGFFWMFSGFDLSRIDAFTCV; translated from the coding sequence ATGGCATTTACCCCGCCGTTTGGACCGCAAGGCTCACAGCAAGCGCCAGCAGGACCGCCGCCGTCAACCGTTCCCATAAGACCGCTCACATCGACGCTGGCCGTTGATCCGGGAGCCATCTCCCGCTGTATGTTCCGCTACACGTACATTTGGCCTCGCAACGGAGCAGGCTTCTGGTTCTACCCGATCTTCGTTGGTCGGACTTCGATATCAGGCTTCCGCTGGAACGGCTTCTTCTGGATGTTCTCCGGCTTCGATCTGAGTCGTATCGACGCATTCACCTGCGTGTAA
- a CDS encoding GGDEF domain-containing protein gives MPILFDMKTISTALGIGYLFTLLLIAAYWRDKQRMDTIKVLFLASKATQTAGWFLAVFRGDISDLLSISVANSLMLLGLSLEVIALLRIQYAPNPLLAKLYLFITAICIACFQYVYLFHNEEHYRIVCASMTMGILLLPTCLLPLQRGASILMRIIGSIYTLIMASFLYRGISAWHDTNWTSLYEPSSFQLISIMTIYLILVLSSTGFVLLLKEQASHELVRLASYDSLTNTFNRRAFTDYADKAILHAAKQGKPVSYLLFDIDQFKQINDTHGHHAGDQVLQDLVLQIKPYLRDADLFVRYGGDEFGILLPGHDEAESDSKAAAIIQKIRQSAPLGPVPLTYTISVGVITVVPNPKTRIEHLYTSCDRALYHAKRNGRNRMSRSQLHIEQKAELLG, from the coding sequence TTGCCTATTTTATTCGATATGAAGACAATTTCAACTGCTCTTGGCATTGGCTATCTGTTTACACTGCTGCTTATCGCTGCGTACTGGCGAGATAAACAGCGGATGGATACGATTAAGGTCTTGTTTCTCGCGTCAAAAGCAACCCAAACCGCCGGATGGTTTCTAGCCGTATTTCGCGGCGATATTTCGGACTTGCTGTCGATCTCAGTCGCCAATTCGCTCATGCTGCTCGGCTTGTCGCTGGAGGTCATCGCTCTGCTGCGTATCCAATATGCGCCTAATCCTCTACTCGCGAAGCTCTATCTCTTCATAACCGCAATTTGCATCGCTTGCTTTCAATATGTGTACCTCTTCCACAACGAGGAGCATTACCGCATCGTCTGTGCTTCGATGACTATGGGGATTCTATTGCTGCCGACCTGCCTGCTTCCGCTGCAACGCGGCGCCAGCATCTTAATGCGCATCATCGGTAGTATTTATACGCTCATTATGGCGTCTTTCTTATACAGAGGAATCTCCGCTTGGCATGATACCAACTGGACAAGCCTCTACGAGCCGAGCTCGTTTCAGCTCATTTCCATTATGACCATCTATCTGATCCTTGTTCTCAGCAGCACCGGCTTTGTCCTGCTCCTGAAGGAACAAGCAAGCCATGAGCTCGTCCGCTTGGCGAGCTATGACAGCTTGACGAACACGTTCAACCGCAGGGCCTTTACAGACTACGCCGATAAAGCGATCCTTCATGCAGCCAAACAGGGCAAACCGGTATCCTATCTCTTATTCGATATTGACCAATTCAAACAAATTAACGACACGCATGGGCATCATGCAGGCGACCAGGTGCTGCAGGACTTGGTTCTTCAGATTAAGCCGTATCTCCGCGATGCGGATCTGTTCGTGCGTTATGGCGGCGATGAATTCGGAATTCTGCTGCCAGGTCATGATGAGGCAGAGTCCGACAGTAAGGCCGCAGCCATTATACAAAAAATCCGCCAATCCGCACCGCTTGGCCCAGTTCCTCTCACCTACACCATTAGTGTAGGTGTAATCACGGTCGTGCCGAATCCGAAAACACGGATCGAGCATCTCTACACCAGCTGTGACAGGGCGCTCTACCATGCCAAGAGAAACGGGCGCAATCGCATGTCACGCAGCCAGCTGCACATCGAACAGAAGGCCGAGCTTCTCGGATGA
- a CDS encoding LysR family transcriptional regulator, with protein sequence MDIRQLKYFLTIAQEKQITRAAKLLHMEQPPLSRQLMLMEEELGAKLFERGHKELTLTAAGALLRDKAEALLFQLDETVNEVKELEAGVRGMLSIGAVVSCVSILPRPIQQFRGKYPFVTYKIAEGDHYSLGEMLNNRAIELVVSRLPFESDISPARLAVHSLPSDPYVALMPAAWAPPASDHAISIEELAEFDFITLKTDKTIRMHEHIVQEFRRKGLEPKLIGECSSVAIIMSLVAAGIGVSVFPKSVIASFPSDQVTMLELRDAHFESDVGIVWLKDHKLSRRAEHFIACFET encoded by the coding sequence ATGGACATTAGACAGCTCAAATACTTCCTGACCATTGCGCAGGAGAAGCAAATTACGCGGGCAGCTAAGCTGCTTCATATGGAGCAGCCGCCATTGAGCCGCCAGCTTATGCTGATGGAGGAGGAGCTCGGCGCGAAGCTGTTTGAACGGGGGCATAAAGAGCTCACGCTCACCGCGGCGGGGGCATTGCTTAGAGACAAGGCGGAAGCGCTGCTGTTCCAGCTCGATGAGACGGTGAACGAAGTGAAAGAACTCGAAGCCGGGGTAAGGGGCATGCTCTCGATTGGCGCTGTCGTCTCCTGCGTCTCGATTCTGCCCAGGCCGATTCAGCAGTTCAGAGGGAAATATCCCTTCGTTACATACAAAATCGCAGAAGGTGACCATTACTCGCTCGGAGAAATGCTGAACAACCGCGCGATTGAGCTCGTTGTGTCGCGGCTGCCTTTCGAGTCGGATATTTCGCCGGCGCGGCTAGCTGTGCACTCGCTTCCGTCCGACCCGTACGTGGCACTCATGCCTGCCGCCTGGGCGCCGCCCGCAAGCGATCATGCAATCAGCATCGAAGAGCTTGCCGAATTCGACTTCATCACCTTAAAGACGGACAAGACGATTCGCATGCACGAGCACATCGTGCAAGAGTTTAGGCGCAAAGGGCTCGAACCGAAACTAATCGGCGAATGCTCCAGCGTCGCCATCATTATGTCGCTCGTCGCTGCGGGCATTGGCGTCTCCGTGTTCCCGAAGTCTGTGATCGCTTCCTTCCCTTCGGACCAAGTGACTATGCTGGAGCTGCGCGATGCCCATTTCGAATCGGATGTCGGCATCGTCTGGCTGAAGGATCATAAGCTCTCGCGCCGAGCGGAGCACTTCATTGCTTGCTTTGAGACGTAA